The following are from one region of the Actinoplanes sp. L3-i22 genome:
- a CDS encoding sigma-70 family RNA polymerase sigma factor — protein MRTMDAAGVARVAAARAGDRDALDTLLAEHLPLVYNVVGRALDGHPDTDDVVQETMLRAVRDLPGLRAPESFRSWLIAITVRQVGTHRMRRQAARQRGEPLEEAAAAPDPQAEIENVTLLRMRVSGQRQEAAEASRWLDDDDRTVLALWWQETAGLLTRAEVAAALGLSAAHAGVRVQRVREQFDSSRTVVAALAADPVCPELAGLISGWDGVPAPVWRKRLVRHTRDCPICPAADADRIPAERLLAGATALIVPPGLLKSGRTATMTKIIAAVAATAAAVTAAVVVVYQRDPEPLATAAEPPPVAAATAAPGPSASPSASPSPARRAGTIVAGRLSLESARGGYLSARADDVATVVTVGSGSAQRRAATFVAVAGLADPDCFSFHTLDGRYLRHYTLLAFTHAKQDNEQFRQDATFCPRRGAVTDSVRLEAVNFDHQYLRWTGTELRLAYDDGSSGFRTDSTFRVRPARTP, from the coding sequence ATGAGAACGATGGACGCCGCCGGGGTGGCCCGGGTCGCCGCGGCCCGCGCCGGCGACCGGGACGCGCTCGACACGCTGCTGGCCGAGCACCTGCCGCTGGTCTACAACGTGGTCGGCCGCGCCCTGGACGGGCACCCGGACACCGACGACGTGGTCCAGGAGACGATGCTGCGAGCCGTCCGCGACCTGCCCGGCCTGCGCGCGCCGGAGAGCTTCCGGTCCTGGCTGATCGCGATCACCGTGCGCCAGGTGGGCACGCACCGGATGCGGCGGCAGGCCGCCCGGCAGCGCGGCGAGCCGCTGGAGGAGGCCGCGGCGGCACCGGATCCGCAGGCCGAGATCGAGAACGTGACGCTGCTGCGGATGCGGGTCTCCGGCCAGCGGCAGGAGGCGGCCGAGGCGAGCCGCTGGCTCGACGACGACGACCGGACGGTGCTGGCGCTGTGGTGGCAGGAGACCGCCGGGCTGCTCACCCGGGCCGAGGTCGCCGCCGCGCTGGGGCTGTCCGCCGCCCATGCCGGGGTCCGGGTCCAGCGCGTCCGGGAACAATTCGATTCTTCCCGTACGGTCGTGGCCGCGCTCGCCGCCGACCCGGTCTGCCCGGAGCTGGCGGGGCTGATCTCCGGGTGGGACGGGGTGCCCGCGCCGGTCTGGCGCAAGCGGCTGGTCCGGCACACCCGGGACTGCCCGATCTGCCCGGCCGCCGACGCCGATCGGATCCCGGCCGAGCGTCTGCTGGCCGGCGCGACGGCACTGATCGTCCCGCCCGGCCTGCTGAAGAGCGGGCGTACCGCGACGATGACCAAGATCATCGCGGCCGTGGCGGCAACCGCTGCTGCTGTCACCGCCGCTGTCGTCGTGGTCTACCAGCGCGATCCCGAGCCGCTGGCGACGGCCGCCGAGCCGCCACCGGTGGCGGCGGCCACGGCCGCGCCCGGCCCCAGCGCGTCGCCGTCCGCCTCGCCATCGCCGGCCCGCCGCGCCGGGACGATCGTGGCGGGCCGGCTCTCGCTGGAGTCGGCCCGCGGCGGCTACCTGAGCGCCCGCGCCGACGACGTGGCCACGGTGGTGACGGTGGGCAGCGGGTCAGCCCAGCGCCGGGCGGCCACGTTCGTCGCGGTCGCCGGGCTGGCCGACCCGGACTGCTTCTCGTTCCACACGCTCGACGGCCGCTACCTGCGGCACTACACGCTGCTCGCGTTCACCCACGCCAAGCAGGACAACGAGCAGTTCCGGCAGGACGCGACGTTCTGCCCGCGGCGGGGCGCGGTGACCGATTCGGTACGCCTGGAGGCGGTCAACTTCGACCACCAGTACCTGCGGTGGACCGGGACCGAGCTACGCCTGGCCTACGACGACGGCAGCAGCGGCTTCCGCACCGACAGCACGTTCCGCGTCCGGCCGGCCCGGACGCCCTGA
- a CDS encoding alpha/beta fold hydrolase — translation MIDFPEPTMVSVNGVQLEVFEAGRQNAGNPIVLCHGWPEHAFSWRHQMPALAAAGYHVIVPNQRGYGNSSRPAEVTDYDIAHLSGDLVALLDHYGYQNATFVGHDWGAMVVWGLTLLHPDRVHAVINLSLPYQERGEQPWIEFMEAVLGGDFYFVHFNRQPGVADAVLDENTFRFLRNMYRKNVPLAAPEPGMMMINLANAEAPRGEPLMSDDELAVFVAAFEESGFAGSINWYRNLDRNWRLLADVDPIIHQPTLMIYGERDTIQPSEKLTEFVPGAEVLTLDCGHWIQQEKPAETNRAMLTWLGRRDGQGVRAGRTRNVLSVRKPLLPSS, via the coding sequence ATGATCGATTTTCCTGAGCCGACCATGGTTTCCGTCAACGGCGTGCAGCTCGAAGTCTTCGAAGCCGGGCGGCAAAATGCCGGAAACCCCATCGTGCTCTGTCACGGCTGGCCGGAGCACGCATTTTCCTGGCGCCATCAGATGCCGGCCCTGGCCGCGGCGGGCTATCACGTCATCGTCCCGAACCAGCGGGGCTACGGCAATTCTTCCCGGCCGGCCGAAGTGACGGATTATGACATCGCACATTTGTCGGGTGATCTCGTCGCGCTGCTCGATCACTACGGATACCAGAATGCCACCTTCGTCGGTCACGACTGGGGTGCGATGGTCGTGTGGGGGCTGACCCTGCTGCATCCGGACCGCGTGCACGCGGTGATCAACCTGAGCCTGCCGTACCAGGAGCGGGGCGAACAGCCCTGGATCGAGTTCATGGAAGCGGTGCTCGGCGGCGACTTCTACTTCGTCCACTTCAACCGGCAGCCGGGCGTCGCGGACGCGGTCCTGGACGAGAACACGTTCCGGTTCCTGCGCAACATGTACCGGAAGAACGTGCCACTCGCAGCACCGGAACCGGGAATGATGATGATCAATCTCGCCAATGCGGAGGCCCCGCGGGGCGAGCCCTTGATGAGCGACGACGAACTGGCCGTTTTCGTCGCCGCCTTCGAAGAATCAGGGTTCGCGGGCAGTATCAATTGGTACCGGAATCTGGACCGCAACTGGCGGCTGCTGGCGGACGTGGACCCGATCATCCACCAGCCCACCCTCATGATCTACGGCGAGCGGGATACGATCCAGCCGTCCGAGAAGCTGACGGAATTCGTGCCCGGCGCGGAAGTGCTGACGCTGGATTGCGGGCATTGGATCCAGCAGGAAAAGCCGGCGGAAACGAATCGGGCGATGCTGACCTGGCTGGGCCGGCGGGACGGTCAGGGCGTCCGGGCCGGCCGGACGCGGAACGTGCTGTCGGTGCGGAAGCCGCTGCTGCCGTCGTCGTAG
- a CDS encoding ABC transporter permease codes for MTTATLPRPAYRLTPQGVLAGEWTKFWSLRSTWITTGVSAVLLVALGLIASLVGRSGTGSDPVSLALSGSTFAALAVGVLGVLLAAGEYTTGMVRATFTAVPARTPVLWAKALIAGGTAFTVMTVGAIVAFTVGSTLLDGASLGLGDAGVLRALVGAGLYLGLVAVLGVALGMLLRSSAGSIAVLAGALLILPGVLMLLPGSLAEAVSPYLPSNAGSAIMALHTSDGSLGPWTGLLVFAAYVAATLAGAAYRLKKTDA; via the coding sequence ATGACCACCGCAACCCTGCCCCGCCCGGCCTACCGGCTCACGCCCCAAGGCGTGCTCGCCGGCGAGTGGACCAAATTCTGGTCACTGCGCTCCACCTGGATCACCACCGGCGTCTCGGCGGTGCTGCTGGTCGCCCTGGGCCTGATCGCGTCGCTGGTCGGCCGGTCCGGAACCGGCTCGGATCCGGTCAGCCTGGCGCTGTCCGGCAGCACCTTCGCCGCGCTCGCGGTCGGGGTGCTCGGGGTGCTGCTCGCCGCCGGTGAATACACCACCGGCATGGTCCGGGCCACGTTCACCGCGGTTCCGGCCCGCACGCCGGTGCTGTGGGCCAAAGCGCTGATCGCCGGTGGCACCGCGTTCACCGTCATGACCGTCGGGGCGATCGTCGCGTTCACCGTCGGCAGCACGCTGCTGGACGGCGCCTCGCTCGGGCTCGGCGACGCCGGAGTGCTGCGCGCCCTGGTCGGGGCCGGCCTCTACCTGGGGCTGGTCGCGGTGCTCGGAGTCGCGCTCGGGATGCTGCTGCGCTCCAGCGCGGGCAGCATCGCGGTGCTGGCCGGCGCCCTGCTGATCCTGCCCGGGGTGCTGATGCTGCTGCCCGGGTCGCTCGCCGAGGCGGTCTCCCCCTACCTGCCCAGCAACGCCGGCAGCGCGATCATGGCCCTGCACACCTCCGACGGCTCGCTCGGGCCGTGGACCGGGCTGCTGGTCTTCGCCGCGTACGTCGCGGCCACCCTGGCCGGCGCCGCCTACCGGCTGAAGAAGACCGACGCCTGA
- a CDS encoding ABC transporter ATP-binding protein translates to MIEVREVTKRYGDKTVVDRLSFTARPGQVTGFLGPNGAGKSTTMRMIVGLDTPTSGEVLVNGRRYPEHASPLQEIGVLLDAKAVHPGRTAANHLLALARTHGIPRRRVHEVIELAGLTKVANKRVGNFSLGMGQRLGIAAALLGDPAVVMLDEPVNGLDPEGVLWVRNLLAGLAGEGRTVVLSSHLMSEVALIADHLVVIGRGKLLADTSVADLVAQAAGGGVKVGTTATGLLGTLLAGPGVTASPLGEEELLVAGLDPRRIGVIAAEHGIPLFELTPRTVSLEEAFMDLTRESVEYVSHLELAR, encoded by the coding sequence ATGATCGAGGTCAGGGAAGTCACCAAGCGCTACGGCGACAAGACGGTGGTCGACCGGCTGTCGTTCACCGCCCGGCCGGGTCAGGTGACCGGGTTCCTCGGGCCGAACGGCGCCGGCAAGTCGACGACCATGCGGATGATCGTCGGGCTGGACACGCCGACCTCGGGCGAGGTCCTGGTCAACGGCCGGCGCTACCCCGAGCACGCCTCCCCGCTGCAGGAGATCGGCGTGCTGCTCGACGCCAAGGCCGTGCACCCGGGCCGGACCGCCGCGAACCACCTGCTCGCCCTGGCCCGCACGCACGGGATCCCGCGGCGCCGGGTGCACGAGGTGATCGAGCTGGCCGGCCTGACCAAGGTGGCCAACAAGCGGGTCGGCAACTTCTCCCTGGGCATGGGGCAGCGTCTCGGGATCGCCGCCGCGCTGCTCGGCGACCCCGCCGTGGTGATGCTCGACGAACCGGTCAACGGCCTCGACCCCGAGGGCGTGCTGTGGGTCCGCAATCTGCTGGCCGGGCTGGCCGGCGAAGGCCGTACCGTCGTCTTGTCTTCTCATCTGATGAGTGAGGTCGCCCTGATCGCCGACCACCTGGTGGTGATCGGCCGCGGCAAACTGCTCGCCGACACCAGCGTCGCGGACCTGGTCGCGCAGGCCGCCGGCGGCGGTGTCAAGGTCGGCACGACCGCCACCGGACTGCTGGGCACGCTGCTCGCCGGCCCCGGCGTGACGGCCAGCCCGCTCGGTGAGGAAGAACTGCTCGTCGCGGGCCTGGACCCGCGCCGGATCGGCGTGATCGCGGCCGAGCACGGCATCCCGCTGTTCGAACTGACCCCGCGCACGGTCTCCCTCGAAGAGGCGTTCATGGACCTGACCCGGGAATCCGTCGAATACGTCAGCCACCTGGAGCTCGCGCGATGA
- a CDS encoding TetR/AcrR family transcriptional regulator — MSQTPPDRAARRGTSRSGGERKNSRGEVTRQLLLTAAERLFALHGIAAVPLRDIGAAAGQRNHAVVQYHFGERDEVVKAIMEFRGAQSEASRVDLVAGLMLGTTPPTVADVVAAFVRPLAIHIQPDNYYLTFLSLYITEEGGYEGLGGNVHTGASVVTLQTVLRRLVPDIPDAVLEERWWVTLTSAVHALARYHAAQRKRSSLPAPIGVLIDDLVAMLSAGLTAPPAAGDPRAVRQ; from the coding sequence ATGTCCCAGACTCCGCCCGACCGGGCAGCACGCCGCGGCACCTCGCGATCCGGCGGGGAGCGCAAGAACTCCCGGGGCGAAGTGACCCGCCAGCTCCTGCTCACCGCCGCGGAACGCCTGTTCGCCCTGCACGGCATCGCGGCGGTCCCGCTGCGCGACATCGGCGCGGCCGCCGGGCAGCGCAACCACGCCGTCGTGCAGTACCACTTCGGCGAGCGGGACGAGGTGGTCAAGGCCATCATGGAGTTCCGCGGCGCGCAGAGCGAGGCCAGCCGGGTGGACCTGGTCGCCGGGCTGATGCTCGGCACGACCCCGCCCACGGTCGCCGACGTGGTCGCCGCGTTCGTCCGGCCGCTGGCCATCCACATCCAGCCGGACAACTACTACCTGACGTTCCTCTCGCTCTACATCACCGAGGAGGGCGGCTACGAGGGGCTCGGCGGGAACGTCCACACCGGCGCGTCGGTCGTCACCCTGCAGACCGTCCTGCGCCGGCTCGTCCCGGACATCCCGGACGCGGTGCTGGAGGAACGCTGGTGGGTGACGCTGACCAGCGCCGTTCACGCGCTGGCCCGCTACCACGCGGCCCAGCGCAAACGGTCCAGCCTGCCCGCGCCGATCGGTGTGCTGATCGACGATCTGGTGGCGATGCTCAGCGCCGGCCTCACCGCGCCCCCGGCCGCCGGCGATCCCCGGGCCGTCCGGCAGTAG
- a CDS encoding HtaA domain-containing protein, protein MNPPPGILRWAVKTSFVRYVRVIAAGTVEVTGGAVLGADDVIEFPLVAAVRVPEGRELSFGGGVRFRAHHGALDVNLTGLRLVLRPDGGHLGIDGLVLATLPPGRELLPTLTEAGVAVFGNVYPAGTGLAPLDTAVPIDF, encoded by the coding sequence TTGAACCCGCCGCCCGGGATCCTGCGCTGGGCGGTGAAGACGTCCTTCGTCCGCTACGTCCGGGTGATCGCCGCCGGCACCGTCGAGGTGACCGGTGGCGCCGTGCTCGGCGCGGATGACGTCATCGAGTTCCCGCTGGTCGCCGCGGTGCGGGTGCCGGAGGGCCGGGAGCTGAGCTTCGGCGGCGGGGTGCGGTTCCGCGCGCATCACGGCGCGCTCGACGTCAACCTGACCGGGCTGCGGCTGGTGCTGCGCCCGGACGGCGGGCATCTCGGCATCGACGGGCTGGTCCTGGCCACGCTGCCGCCGGGGCGGGAACTGCTTCCGACGCTGACCGAGGCCGGCGTCGCGGTGTTCGGCAACGTCTACCCGGCCGGCACCGGCCTTGCGCCGCTCGACACCGCCGTACCGATAGATTTCTGA
- a CDS encoding carboxymuconolactone decarboxylase family protein, whose amino-acid sequence MTKPRINPRPTEDWTDEVDEAFAVLGPTSGQPRPKANILGIYAWHPAFVRGWMPFSQHLRHSTLPDRVREMVILRTTWLGFGEYEWAQHVWMSKAAGFLTEAEIAALAEGPDAAEWSPADAAVVRAVDEMCTVKNVSDTTWGELTAQFSQQQLIDLTFTVGTYDMHCTAFTVLGLQLDEGLTGFPDDHRRDA is encoded by the coding sequence ATGACCAAGCCACGTATCAACCCCCGCCCCACCGAGGACTGGACCGACGAGGTCGACGAGGCGTTCGCGGTCCTCGGTCCGACGAGCGGCCAGCCTCGGCCGAAGGCCAACATCCTCGGCATCTATGCGTGGCATCCCGCCTTCGTACGCGGCTGGATGCCCTTTTCTCAGCACCTGCGCCACTCGACTCTCCCGGATCGGGTGCGCGAGATGGTGATTCTGCGGACCACCTGGCTCGGCTTCGGCGAATACGAGTGGGCCCAGCACGTCTGGATGAGCAAGGCCGCCGGCTTCCTGACCGAGGCGGAGATCGCCGCGCTCGCCGAGGGCCCGGACGCCGCCGAATGGTCGCCGGCCGACGCCGCGGTGGTGCGGGCCGTCGACGAGATGTGCACGGTCAAGAACGTCTCCGACACCACCTGGGGCGAGTTGACGGCACAGTTCTCCCAGCAGCAGCTGATCGACCTCACGTTCACCGTCGGCACCTACGACATGCACTGCACCGCCTTCACCGTGCTCGGGCTGCAGCTCGACGAGGGCCTGACCGGGTTCCCCGACGACCACCGGCGCGACGCTTGA
- a CDS encoding RNA-guided endonuclease TnpB family protein translates to MSIETVRFTYRLRPGRIAQAALLEEWGRCRWLWNEAVHQQRTGRKPTFGKLSKMLTEARSRNAWLRAGSSVAQQQTLRTYGMALSASFTVKGRGRPKVKRKRDALPSLEFTTRSFSVKGGRLRLPNRVSVPVVWSRDLPSEPTSVRVYRDSLGHWYASFVVRRERVVAPEADLPGIGVDWGVKTTATTTDPVFDLPHLGHRRRCAAELAKAQRRMARRRRPQGQPASKGYQAARRQAARIAKKAARRNTHDARAWAKNVTDHHALIAVEDFKPKFLAKSTMAGKAADAAIGACKRELIYMGTRAGRKVVLVPPAYTTMTCSGCGERANHRLGLGVRIFECAACGYTADRDLNAARTILATAERHRVSADDVRQLIASYRDGGSGAVRAENPGPRLGRESPPDSSVRIVNR, encoded by the coding sequence ATGTCCATCGAGACGGTGCGGTTCACCTATCGCCTGCGGCCGGGCCGCATCGCGCAGGCCGCGCTGCTCGAGGAGTGGGGTCGCTGCCGGTGGCTGTGGAACGAAGCCGTCCATCAGCAGAGGACCGGCCGCAAACCGACGTTCGGCAAGCTGTCGAAGATGCTGACCGAGGCTCGCTCCCGTAACGCCTGGCTGCGGGCCGGTTCTTCGGTTGCTCAGCAGCAGACCTTGCGGACCTACGGCATGGCCCTGAGCGCCTCGTTCACGGTCAAGGGCCGGGGTCGGCCGAAGGTCAAGCGCAAGAGGGACGCGCTGCCGAGCCTGGAGTTCACCACCCGGAGCTTCTCCGTCAAAGGTGGCCGGTTGCGGCTGCCGAACAGGGTCAGCGTTCCGGTTGTCTGGTCTCGCGACCTGCCGTCCGAGCCGACCAGCGTGCGTGTCTACCGGGACAGCCTCGGCCACTGGTACGCCTCCTTTGTGGTCCGCCGCGAGAGAGTCGTCGCTCCCGAGGCTGACCTGCCGGGCATCGGTGTCGATTGGGGTGTGAAGACCACCGCCACCACCACCGACCCGGTCTTCGACCTGCCGCACCTCGGGCATCGCCGCCGCTGCGCGGCGGAACTGGCCAAGGCCCAGCGCAGGATGGCGCGCCGTCGCCGGCCCCAAGGTCAGCCGGCGTCGAAGGGCTACCAGGCGGCGAGGCGGCAGGCCGCCCGGATCGCGAAGAAAGCGGCCCGGCGGAACACCCACGACGCCCGCGCCTGGGCCAAGAACGTCACCGACCACCACGCACTGATCGCGGTCGAGGACTTCAAGCCGAAGTTCCTGGCCAAGAGCACGATGGCCGGTAAAGCCGCCGACGCGGCAATCGGCGCCTGCAAACGGGAACTGATCTACATGGGTACGCGGGCGGGCCGGAAGGTGGTGCTGGTGCCGCCCGCCTACACCACGATGACCTGCTCCGGGTGCGGCGAGAGAGCCAATCACCGCCTCGGACTGGGTGTGCGCATCTTCGAGTGCGCGGCCTGCGGCTACACCGCCGACCGCGACCTCAACGCCGCGAGGACGATCCTCGCCACGGCTGAACGCCACCGTGTCAGTGCCGACGACGTCAGACAACTGATCGCCTCCTACCGGGACGGTGGATCAGGTGCGGTCCGAGCTGAAAATCCCGGGCCTCGACTCGGGAGGGAAAGTCCCCCGGATTCATCCGTGAGGATCGTTAACCGATAA